In a single window of the Zea mays cultivar B73 chromosome 5, Zm-B73-REFERENCE-NAM-5.0, whole genome shotgun sequence genome:
- the LOC103628171 gene encoding aspartic proteinase oryzasin-1, whose translation MIAAGTEHTAAVTEDGDLYGWGWGRYGNLGLGDRNDRLLPEKVSSVEEEGKIMNTTQCFSDPVFSFWFNRHADEGEGGEIVFGGMDSSHYKGDHTFVPVTRKGYWQFNMGDVLVDGKSTGFCAGGCAAMADSGTSLLAGPTAIITEINEKIGAAGVVSQECKTVVSQYGQQILDLLLAETQPAKICSQVGLCTFDGTHGVSAGIRSVVDDEAGKSNGGLKSDPMCNACEMAVVWMQNQLAQNKTQELILNYINQLCERLPSPMGESAVDCGSLASMPDIVFTIGGKKFKLKPEQYILKVGEGQAAQCISGFTAMDIPPPRGPLW comes from the exons ATGATTGCTGCTGGTACCGAACATACTGCTGCAGTAACTGAAGACGGTGACCTCTACGGATGGGGTTGGGGTCGATATGGAAACTTAGGCCTTGGTGACCGTAATGATCGTTTGCTTCCTGAAAAAGTATCTTCTGTGGAG GAGGAAGGCAAGATCATGAATACTACTCAATGCTTCAGCGACCCTGTTTTCTCTTTCTGGTTTAACCGACATGCTGATGAAGGAGAAGGTGGTGAAATTGTATTTGGTGGAATGGATTCTAGCCACTACAAGGGTGATCACACGTTTGTCCCAGTCACTCGGAAGGGATACTGGCAG TTCAACATGGGTGATGTACTGGTTGATGGAAAGTCCACTG GGTTTTGTGCCGGCGGCTGTGCAGCTATGGCAGATTCTGGAACTTCCTTGCTTGCTGGCCCCACA GCCATAATTACTGAAATCAATGAAAAGattggtgctgctggtgtagtcagcCAGGAGTGCAAGACTGTTGTTTCTCAATATGGACAGCAGATCCTAGATCTTTTGCTAGCTGAG ACACAACCAGCGAAGATCTGTTCTCAGGTTGGTCTGTGCACTTTTGATGGCACTCATGGTGTCAG TGCTGGAATTCGGAGCGTAGTGGATGATGAAGCTGGGAAATCAAATGGTGGTCTCAAGAGTGATCCAATGTGCAATGCCTGTGAGATGGCTGTGGTATGGATGCAGAACCAACTTGCCCAGAACAAGACGCAGGAGCTCATCCTGAACTACATTAATCAG CTTTGCGAGCGTCTTCCGAGTCCGATGGGAGAATCAGCCGTGGACTGTGGCAGTCTTGCGTCCATGCCTGACATTGTGTTCACCATTGGAGGCAAGAAGTTCAAGCTGAAACCAGAGCAG TACATTCTGAAGGTTGGTGAAGGACAGGCTGCCCAGTGCATCAGCGGATTCACAGCTATGGATATCCCACCACCCCGTGGCCCTCTCTGGTAA
- the LOC103628172 gene encoding uncharacterized protein, whose translation MEYDVSDCKQILLPFSFMGHFTLYVLNMDTRSIYIMDSMPIPSWFKGDHPSMHYIHNIHYIANNMNAAMELVNPTWKDDIYMWRRIVPTWVPRTLNWDLSGFLVINFMHDWNGIRLPCICTNGNDLRTKFLVELLKYKDNESKDNIPEEIQEIIRHIR comes from the exons ATGGAGTACGATGTTTCAGATTGCAAACAA ATTCTATTGCCCTTTTCTTTCATGGGTCACTTCACATTATATGTACTTAACATGGACACTAGAAGCATCTATATAATGGACTCCATGCCTATACCATCATGGTTTAAGGGTGATCATCCTAGCATGCATTATATCCATAATATACATTATATTGCCAATAATATGAATGCTGCCATGGAATTGGTCAATCCTACATGGAAAGACGATATTTATATGTGGCGTCGTATAGTACCAACATGGGTTCCAAGAACATTAAACTG GGATTTATCTGGCTTTCTTGTTATCAACTTTATGCACGATTGGAATGGTATAAGGTTACCCTGCATTTGCACT AATGGGAATGACCTGAGGACCAAATTCTTAGTAGAATTATTGAAGTACAAGGACAATGAATCCAAAGACAACATTCCAGAAGAAATACAAGAAATTATTAGGCACATTAGATAG